A single Microbacterium protaetiae DNA region contains:
- the leuS gene encoding leucine--tRNA ligase, with protein MIRLAPSVSQTTATDAHTEGGYDPHAIQAKWQQLWAERDPFRAGGDDDARPRKYVLAMFPYPSGDLHMGHAENYLYSDIVARYWRHRGHNVLNPIGWDSFGLPAENAAIVRGADPRKWTYANIDQQKAGFRQYGVSFDWSRELHTSDPEYYRWNQWLFQRLYERGLAYRKSSPVNWCPNDQTVLANEQVVDGHCERCGAEVVKKKLTQWYFRITDYADRLLDDLDTLEGHWPSKVLQMQRNWIGRSTGADIHFEIEGRAAKVSVFSTRPDTLYGATFFVVAPDSDLAAELVAEASADVRMQFQAYLEKVQKQTDIERQSTDRPKTGVFLGRYAINPVNGERLPIWAADYVLADYGHGAVMAVPAHDQRDLDFARAFNLPVRIVVDTTVGGGPTLDELDPVATGAALSGEGRMINSGPLDGLGKKDAIAGMIAELEKREAGHAATTFRLRDWLISRQRFWGTPIPMIHTDAGQIVPVPEEQLPVLLPNVEGLDLKPKGQSPLGAATEWVTTADPTTGAPARRDADTMDTFVDSSWYFLRFLSPSSEEHAFPPEAAKQWAPVDFYIGGVEHAILHLLYARFITKVLHDMGLVDFDEPFSSLINQGMVILNGAKMSKSKGNLVLFNEELDAHGADALRTALAFAGPVEDDKDWADVSATGATKFLARALRVAHDVTSEPGTDAAAGDAALRRVTHRVLADAPGLVEQTKFNVVVARLMELVNATRKAIDSGAGAGDPAVREAAEVTAQVLDLIAPHTAEEMWAVLGHEPFVGLVEWPAADPALLVDDTVTAVVQIDGKVRAKLEVASDITPDELERLARDDDQVKRSLGERAVTRAIVRAPKIVSFSTK; from the coding sequence ATGATCCGATTGGCTCCATCCGTGTCTCAGACCACCGCTACCGACGCCCACACCGAGGGCGGCTACGACCCGCACGCCATTCAGGCGAAGTGGCAGCAGCTCTGGGCCGAGCGCGATCCGTTCCGCGCCGGCGGCGATGACGATGCCCGGCCGCGCAAATACGTGCTGGCGATGTTCCCGTACCCCTCGGGCGATCTGCACATGGGGCACGCCGAGAACTACCTGTACTCCGACATCGTGGCGCGCTATTGGCGGCACCGCGGCCACAACGTGCTCAATCCGATCGGGTGGGACTCGTTCGGGCTGCCGGCCGAGAATGCGGCAATCGTGCGCGGCGCGGACCCGCGAAAGTGGACGTACGCGAATATCGATCAGCAGAAGGCGGGCTTCCGTCAGTACGGCGTCTCGTTCGACTGGAGCCGTGAGCTGCACACCAGCGACCCCGAGTACTACCGGTGGAACCAGTGGCTGTTCCAGCGCCTGTACGAGCGGGGACTGGCTTACCGCAAGTCGAGCCCGGTGAACTGGTGCCCGAACGACCAGACCGTGCTGGCCAACGAGCAGGTGGTCGATGGGCACTGCGAGCGCTGTGGCGCCGAGGTCGTCAAGAAGAAGCTCACGCAGTGGTATTTCCGCATCACCGACTACGCCGATCGGCTGCTCGACGACCTCGACACGCTGGAAGGCCACTGGCCGAGCAAGGTGCTGCAGATGCAGCGCAACTGGATCGGCCGGTCCACGGGAGCCGACATCCACTTCGAGATCGAGGGTCGCGCGGCGAAGGTCTCGGTGTTCTCCACGCGCCCTGACACGCTGTACGGGGCGACGTTCTTCGTCGTGGCGCCCGACTCGGATCTGGCCGCAGAACTCGTCGCCGAGGCATCCGCCGATGTTCGTATGCAGTTTCAGGCATATCTCGAGAAGGTGCAGAAGCAGACCGACATCGAGCGGCAGAGCACCGACCGGCCCAAGACCGGCGTCTTCCTCGGGCGGTACGCCATCAACCCCGTCAACGGTGAGCGGCTGCCGATCTGGGCCGCGGACTACGTGCTCGCCGACTACGGCCACGGCGCCGTCATGGCGGTGCCTGCGCACGACCAGCGCGATCTGGATTTCGCCCGTGCTTTCAACCTGCCGGTGCGGATCGTGGTCGACACGACCGTCGGCGGCGGCCCCACACTCGATGAGCTCGATCCGGTGGCCACCGGCGCTGCCTTGTCCGGCGAAGGGCGCATGATCAACTCCGGTCCGCTCGATGGCCTGGGCAAGAAAGATGCCATCGCCGGCATGATCGCCGAGCTCGAGAAGCGCGAAGCCGGTCACGCCGCCACCACGTTCCGCCTGCGCGACTGGCTCATCTCGCGGCAGCGGTTCTGGGGCACGCCGATTCCGATGATCCACACCGACGCCGGGCAGATCGTGCCCGTGCCCGAGGAGCAGCTGCCCGTGTTGCTGCCGAATGTCGAGGGCCTCGACCTGAAGCCCAAGGGTCAGTCCCCGCTGGGAGCTGCCACCGAGTGGGTCACGACCGCAGATCCGACCACCGGCGCGCCCGCGCGGCGCGACGCCGACACCATGGACACCTTCGTCGACAGTTCGTGGTACTTCCTGCGCTTCCTCTCGCCCAGCTCCGAGGAGCATGCTTTTCCGCCGGAGGCCGCGAAGCAGTGGGCGCCGGTCGACTTCTACATCGGCGGCGTCGAGCACGCGATCCTGCATCTGCTGTACGCGCGCTTCATCACGAAGGTGCTGCACGACATGGGCCTGGTCGACTTCGACGAGCCGTTCTCGAGCCTGATCAACCAGGGCATGGTGATCCTCAACGGCGCGAAGATGTCGAAGTCCAAGGGCAACCTCGTGCTGTTCAACGAAGAGCTCGACGCGCACGGTGCCGACGCGCTGCGCACGGCCCTCGCCTTCGCCGGCCCGGTGGAAGACGACAAGGACTGGGCCGATGTCTCGGCGACGGGTGCGACGAAGTTCTTGGCGCGCGCGCTGCGTGTGGCGCATGACGTGACCAGCGAGCCGGGGACGGATGCCGCAGCCGGCGACGCGGCGCTGCGCCGCGTGACGCACCGCGTGCTGGCGGATGCCCCGGGCCTGGTCGAGCAGACGAAGTTCAACGTGGTCGTCGCTCGGCTCATGGAGCTGGTCAACGCGACCCGCAAGGCGATCGACTCCGGCGCGGGCGCCGGCGACCCCGCCGTGCGCGAAGCGGCCGAGGTCACCGCGCAGGTGCTTGACCTGATCGCCCCGCACACCGCCGAAGAGATGTGGGCGGTCCTCGGGCACGAGCCGTTCGTCGGCCTGGTCGAGTGGCCCGCCGCCGACCCGGCGCTGCTTGTCGATGACACCGTCACTGCCGTCGTGCAGATCGACGGCAAGGTGCGGGCCAAGCTCGAGGTCGCTTCCGACATCACCCCCGATGAGCTCGAGCGCCTGGCGCGTGACGACGACCAGGTCAAGCGCTCGCTCGGCGAGCGCGCCGTCACCCGCGCGATCGTCCGCGCACCGAAGATCGTGAGCTTCTCGACGAAGTGA
- a CDS encoding anthranilate synthase component I family protein, with product MPQVLEPSATLPSCDPAAVFAVLAAHHDGVFWLDAGPDADAGFSWIGWGEPDDPQHVNAAPVTGASAFEGGWVGWIGYEPGADAAGAPVAAPDADVPAELWLAVRGFVAFDHARHTAVCHGEIDVAEVARRRGDLSPGPGGRDEASIARSRHTPIEYSALIERCREAIRAGDAYQLCLTTRFDVDGEIDPIRAHQALRYATPAHHGGIIRSGPVALISASPERFLEVRGRTVRTHPIKGTRPRGRDAAADAALAAELVASPKERAENVMIVDLMRNDLSRVCMPGTVTVERLLEVESYPAVHQLVSTVSGRLPDATTVGELLAAGFPAGSMTGAPKLSAMTILHELERGPRGVFSGCFGWIGARGGLDLAMVIRSIVTHPGGAYVGAGGGITWLSDAAEEVAEVGLKARAPLRAVGAVPPTGW from the coding sequence ATGCCCCAGGTTCTCGAGCCGTCGGCGACGCTGCCGTCGTGCGATCCCGCCGCGGTGTTCGCGGTGCTTGCCGCGCACCATGACGGGGTGTTCTGGCTCGATGCCGGACCCGATGCCGATGCCGGGTTCAGCTGGATCGGCTGGGGTGAGCCCGACGACCCCCAGCACGTGAACGCCGCGCCGGTCACCGGAGCGAGCGCGTTCGAGGGCGGGTGGGTCGGCTGGATCGGGTACGAGCCGGGGGCGGATGCCGCGGGGGCACCGGTCGCGGCACCCGATGCCGATGTGCCCGCCGAACTGTGGCTGGCGGTGCGCGGGTTCGTCGCCTTCGACCATGCCCGACACACCGCTGTCTGCCACGGCGAGATCGATGTGGCCGAGGTGGCGCGACGTCGTGGCGACCTCTCGCCCGGGCCGGGCGGGCGGGACGAGGCATCCATCGCCCGCAGCCGTCACACGCCGATCGAGTACTCCGCGCTCATCGAACGCTGCCGCGAGGCCATTCGGGCCGGCGACGCCTACCAGCTGTGCCTGACGACTCGGTTCGACGTCGATGGCGAGATCGACCCGATCCGGGCGCACCAGGCGCTGCGGTACGCGACGCCCGCCCACCACGGCGGCATCATCCGATCGGGGCCGGTGGCGTTGATAAGCGCAAGCCCCGAGCGATTTCTCGAGGTGCGCGGCCGCACCGTGCGCACGCATCCCATCAAGGGGACCAGGCCCCGCGGAAGGGATGCCGCAGCCGACGCCGCGCTGGCCGCCGAACTCGTGGCAAGCCCCAAGGAGCGCGCCGAGAACGTGATGATCGTCGATCTCATGCGCAACGACCTTTCGCGCGTGTGCATGCCGGGCACCGTGACCGTCGAGCGTCTGCTCGAGGTGGAGAGCTACCCCGCCGTGCATCAGCTTGTCAGCACGGTGTCGGGTCGCCTGCCAGATGCGACCACGGTCGGTGAGCTGCTGGCGGCGGGGTTTCCGGCCGGCAGCATGACCGGCGCGCCCAAGCTGTCTGCGATGACGATCCTGCACGAGCTCGAGCGGGGGCCGCGGGGGGTCTTCTCGGGGTGCTTCGGGTGGATCGGCGCACGCGGCGGACTCGACCTGGCGATGGTGATCCGCTCGATTGTGACGCATCCGGGCGGCGCATACGTGGGCGCCGGCGGCGGCATCACGTGGCTCTCGGATGCCGCGGAGGAGGTCGCCGAGGTCGGGTTGAAGGCCCGCGCGCCGCTGCGCGCTGTGGGCGCGGTGCCGCCCACGGGATGGTGA
- a CDS encoding DedA family protein, producing MNDLLTGLLDAVQSIAPVWRVLLAGLAMLLETSVLVGLFVPGDTIVIVTGTAVGSFWEGAALVAAIVVGSVIGESIGFWLGRVLGPRIRHSWLGRWIGEAHWQRAERYLARRGGLAILISRFLPVLHSVVPLTVGMSGYRYRRFLAWTVPACVVWAGIYVTVASIAAGTYRDLADNLHFAGYIFVGVIVAFLLVVIASKKLIERIERRHLVADAPAATAPEAMAPASTDTAPSHVRD from the coding sequence GTGAACGACCTGCTCACCGGGCTGCTCGATGCCGTGCAGAGTATCGCGCCCGTGTGGCGTGTGCTGCTTGCCGGGCTGGCCATGCTGCTGGAGACGAGCGTGCTGGTCGGATTGTTCGTTCCCGGCGACACGATAGTGATCGTGACCGGCACGGCGGTCGGTTCGTTCTGGGAGGGTGCAGCCCTTGTCGCCGCTATCGTCGTGGGCTCGGTGATCGGCGAGAGCATCGGCTTCTGGCTCGGCCGGGTACTCGGGCCCCGCATTCGCCACTCGTGGCTGGGACGCTGGATCGGCGAGGCGCATTGGCAGCGAGCCGAGCGCTACCTCGCCCGGCGCGGCGGCCTTGCGATCCTCATCTCGCGGTTCCTTCCGGTCTTGCACTCGGTCGTGCCGCTGACGGTGGGGATGAGCGGGTATCGCTACCGCCGGTTCTTGGCATGGACAGTGCCCGCGTGTGTGGTCTGGGCGGGCATCTACGTCACGGTCGCCAGCATCGCCGCCGGCACGTATCGCGACCTCGCCGATAACCTGCACTTCGCGGGCTATATCTTCGTCGGCGTGATCGTCGCCTTCCTGCTCGTGGTCATCGCCAGCAAGAAGCTCATCGAACGTATCGAGCGACGACACCTCGTCGCCGACGCGCCCGCGGCGACGGCACCCGAGGCGATGGCGCCCGCGTCGACCGACACCGCCCCGTCGCACGTGCGAGACTGA
- a CDS encoding App1 family protein: MPENTAAARRADVLWLARLEYRLHAWRERRMRKRGLTPTVAAFPGYGGTGWVRVLGRVLITPTRRRASESEYASVRGWRSFLSVPIGFAQVTVHVAGIAHEVVADRGGVVDTVLPADLSPGWHTIAMSVEDGDPVETRVFVVGPEVRFGVVCDVDDTVMVTALPRPLVAAWNSFVVDEHARQPVPGMSVLLERLVREHPGAPVVYLSTGAWNVGPTLVRFLSRHLFPSGALLLTDWGPTHDRWFRSGVEHKRANLERLAEEFPDVSWLLVGDDGQRDDAVYTDFAGEHPRSVTAVAIRRLSSTQAVLAGGRTTVNDHTASGVPWVSGDDGAALLERLEEAGVARRE; this comes from the coding sequence ATGCCCGAGAACACCGCCGCCGCCCGGCGCGCCGATGTGCTGTGGCTCGCGCGCCTGGAGTACCGTCTGCACGCGTGGCGCGAGCGGCGCATGCGCAAGCGCGGACTCACGCCTACCGTGGCAGCCTTTCCCGGTTACGGCGGCACCGGCTGGGTGCGGGTGCTGGGCCGGGTGCTCATCACTCCGACCCGACGCCGGGCCAGCGAGAGCGAATACGCCTCGGTGCGCGGATGGCGCAGCTTTCTGTCGGTGCCGATCGGCTTCGCCCAGGTGACCGTGCACGTCGCCGGCATCGCCCACGAGGTGGTCGCCGATCGCGGAGGTGTCGTCGACACGGTGCTGCCGGCTGACCTCTCCCCCGGCTGGCACACGATAGCGATGTCGGTCGAAGACGGCGACCCGGTGGAGACGCGCGTGTTCGTCGTCGGCCCCGAGGTGCGCTTCGGCGTGGTCTGCGATGTGGACGACACCGTGATGGTCACAGCGTTGCCCCGACCGCTGGTGGCGGCGTGGAACTCGTTCGTCGTCGACGAGCATGCCCGCCAGCCTGTTCCGGGCATGTCGGTGCTGCTCGAACGCCTTGTGCGCGAGCACCCCGGTGCCCCGGTGGTGTACCTGTCCACCGGTGCCTGGAACGTCGGGCCCACACTCGTGCGGTTTCTGAGCAGGCACCTGTTTCCTTCGGGCGCACTGCTGCTCACCGACTGGGGCCCCACACACGATCGATGGTTCCGCAGCGGGGTCGAGCACAAGCGCGCGAATCTCGAACGCCTGGCCGAAGAGTTCCCCGACGTGTCGTGGCTGCTGGTCGGCGACGACGGGCAGCGCGACGATGCGGTGTACACCGACTTCGCCGGCGAGCACCCGCGCAGCGTGACGGCGGTCGCGATCCGGCGCCTGTCGTCGACGCAGGCGGTGCTGGCCGGCGGGCGCACCACGGTCAACGATCACACCGCCTCGGGCGTGCCGTGGGTCAGCGGCGACGACGGCGCCGCCCTGCTGGAGCGGCTCGAAGAGGCCGGGGTCGCCAGACGCGAATGA
- a CDS encoding PLDc N-terminal domain-containing protein, producing the protein MPQVNPLAPAVPDIAWSVATVLAVGLAVLALALLAKAGRRLTTMQALGWVVVILLVPIVGPLLWLLVNHKPVREGRSRQEQ; encoded by the coding sequence GTGCCCCAAGTCAATCCTCTGGCCCCCGCTGTTCCCGACATCGCCTGGTCCGTGGCCACTGTTCTTGCAGTTGGGCTGGCAGTACTCGCACTCGCATTGCTGGCCAAAGCAGGGAGACGGCTCACCACCATGCAGGCGCTGGGGTGGGTGGTGGTTATCCTCCTCGTTCCTATCGTCGGACCATTGCTTTGGCTGTTGGTGAATCATAAGCCCGTCCGCGAGGGGCGCAGCAGGCAAGAGCAATAG
- a CDS encoding SOS response-associated peptidase, with the protein MCGRFVVADAGSELVGVLRVDLEGDDLPAPSYNIAPTDPAAIVLDSAKTEPPTRRLESARWGLVPSWAKDLSVGSRAFNARAEEVEDKPMFRNALIKRRAVVPASGYYEWKTAEGLKVPHYIHPADDSPMFFASLYEWWKNPALPDDDPARWVLSFTILTRDAIGHLGSIHDRMPLFLDPDFADAWLDPTTENVGDILDAAIDAAPDVADTLTDFAVSKAVGNVRNNGPELIEPAE; encoded by the coding sequence ATGTGCGGACGGTTCGTGGTTGCCGATGCCGGGTCGGAGCTGGTCGGCGTGCTTCGCGTCGACCTGGAGGGTGACGACCTGCCAGCCCCCTCCTACAACATCGCCCCGACCGATCCGGCCGCGATAGTGCTCGACTCCGCCAAGACCGAGCCGCCGACCCGTCGCCTCGAATCGGCACGCTGGGGCCTTGTCCCCTCCTGGGCCAAAGACCTCTCAGTCGGCTCTCGCGCCTTCAACGCCCGCGCCGAAGAGGTCGAAGACAAACCGATGTTCCGCAACGCCCTCATCAAGCGACGCGCCGTGGTACCGGCATCCGGTTATTACGAGTGGAAAACCGCCGAGGGCCTGAAGGTCCCGCACTACATCCACCCGGCCGATGACTCTCCGATGTTTTTTGCGAGTCTCTACGAGTGGTGGAAGAACCCCGCGCTGCCCGATGATGACCCCGCGCGCTGGGTGCTCAGCTTCACCATTCTCACGCGCGACGCGATCGGGCATCTCGGGTCGATCCACGATCGCATGCCACTGTTCCTCGACCCCGATTTCGCCGATGCCTGGCTTGACCCGACCACCGAGAACGTCGGCGACATCCTCGACGCCGCGATCGATGCGGCGCCCGACGTCGCCGACACCCTCACCGACTTTGCGGTGTCCAAGGCCGTCGGCAACGTGCGTAACAACGGTCCCGAATTGATCGAGCCGGCCGAGTGA
- a CDS encoding NUDIX hydrolase, whose protein sequence is MSTADRSYIRTKSMVRLVDAARHRELVCRYPVDPAAGPALFHRLLGGSIELGERAADAAIREVAEELRFTVTELEFLGVAENIFTFEGENGHEIVFVYRAPVPSDVVPDEGAWFEEDDGAPMYVLWRDLAATTPPLYPDGVPDTAPTLEG, encoded by the coding sequence GTGAGTACGGCTGACCGCTCCTACATCCGCACCAAGTCGATGGTGCGACTGGTGGATGCCGCGCGGCATCGCGAGCTCGTGTGTCGATATCCCGTCGACCCCGCAGCGGGGCCCGCACTGTTCCATCGACTCTTGGGCGGCTCAATCGAGCTCGGCGAGAGGGCCGCCGACGCGGCCATTCGCGAAGTCGCCGAGGAGCTGCGGTTCACGGTGACCGAGTTGGAGTTCCTCGGGGTGGCCGAGAACATCTTCACCTTTGAGGGCGAGAACGGCCACGAGATCGTCTTCGTCTATCGAGCACCGGTGCCCTCCGACGTCGTGCCCGACGAAGGGGCCTGGTTCGAAGAGGACGATGGCGCGCCCATGTACGTACTGTGGCGTGATCTCGCTGCCACCACGCCGCCGCTCTACCCCGACGGCGTCCCAGACACCGCGCCTACCCTGGAGGGATGA
- a CDS encoding 3-methyladenine DNA glycosylase: protein MTTLAPSAVLSGVEWRALEAAHRARADALTAGHRERAARGEKHPVEDFLFAYYSYKPAVLRTWHPGVGIQLEDAAERAHKRWYTQGTTPGSARVDAAAYRAAKAPLVDAVTRLLRATVDRPARFGCFGLHEWAMVYRQREHRHPVPLRLGQSETDAVVEDHDLRCTHFDAFRFFTSEAVPRNSAPLTRDGQAASEQPGCLHANMDLYKWAVKLGPLVPGELLLDAFELARDIRYLDMQASPYDMAAWAGEPVRIETAEGKAEYVRRQRAFAARANALRQRLLAATEH from the coding sequence ATGACGACCCTCGCCCCTTCCGCCGTGCTCAGCGGCGTCGAGTGGCGCGCGCTCGAGGCCGCACACCGCGCCCGCGCCGATGCCCTGACGGCGGGCCATCGTGAACGAGCAGCACGCGGCGAGAAGCATCCTGTTGAGGACTTTCTCTTCGCCTACTACTCATACAAGCCGGCGGTGCTGCGCACGTGGCATCCCGGCGTCGGCATCCAGCTCGAAGATGCGGCGGAGCGTGCGCACAAGCGCTGGTATACACAGGGGACGACGCCGGGCAGCGCCCGCGTCGACGCCGCCGCGTACCGCGCCGCCAAGGCCCCGCTCGTCGACGCTGTCACGCGACTTCTGCGCGCCACCGTCGATCGCCCCGCCCGGTTCGGCTGCTTCGGACTGCACGAGTGGGCGATGGTCTACCGACAGCGCGAGCACCGGCATCCGGTTCCCCTGCGCCTCGGCCAGAGCGAGACCGACGCCGTCGTCGAGGACCACGACCTGCGCTGCACGCACTTCGACGCGTTCCGGTTCTTCACTTCCGAAGCTGTCCCCCGCAATTCCGCACCGCTCACCCGCGATGGTCAGGCCGCCAGCGAACAGCCCGGCTGCCTGCACGCGAACATGGACCTCTACAAGTGGGCGGTCAAGCTCGGTCCCCTCGTTCCGGGCGAGCTGCTGCTGGATGCTTTTGAGCTGGCCCGTGACATCCGCTATCTCGATATGCAGGCATCGCCCTACGACATGGCCGCGTGGGCAGGTGAACCGGTGCGCATCGAGACCGCCGAGGGCAAGGCCGAGTATGTGCGCCGCCAACGCGCGTTCGCGGCGCGCGCGAACGCGCTGCGCCAGCGCCTGCTCGCCGCGACCGAGCACTAA
- a CDS encoding DUF805 domain-containing protein produces MSTDTPLPPAGWYPDPQGGTGERWWNGAAWSTETRAAAPNAQPAEPSAPVGYPGAQPGYGTTQQGYPGTQQTYPGTQQGYPGTQQGYPGTPQTNPNTQQGYPGTQQTYPNTQQGYPSYAQGAPVAAPIGIWRSPVDDRPVVSNPIDAVRTIFSKYARFEGRASRAEYWWWMLANLVIAVACYVIALVLIFTAAGATAGSGRSGFAALSVFGGLLMLALVLWELAVLVPGLAVLVRRLRDAGFHWGFIFLGVVPGGSIALLVMCCMPSKYP; encoded by the coding sequence GTGAGCACCGACACCCCGCTGCCCCCCGCCGGCTGGTACCCCGACCCGCAGGGCGGCACCGGTGAGCGCTGGTGGAACGGCGCGGCCTGGTCGACCGAGACGCGCGCTGCCGCGCCGAATGCTCAGCCCGCTGAGCCTTCGGCCCCCGTTGGCTACCCGGGGGCACAGCCGGGCTACGGCACTACGCAACAGGGCTACCCCGGCACCCAGCAGACCTACCCCGGCACCCAGCAGGGCTACCCCGGCACCCAGCAGGGCTACCCCGGCACCCCGCAGACCAACCCGAACACCCAGCAGGGCTACCCCGGAACCCAGCAGACCTACCCCAACACCCAGCAGGGCTACCCCAGCTATGCCCAGGGTGCGCCCGTCGCCGCACCGATCGGCATCTGGCGCTCCCCCGTCGACGACCGCCCCGTCGTGTCGAACCCCATCGACGCGGTCCGCACGATCTTCAGCAAGTACGCACGCTTCGAGGGCCGCGCCAGTCGCGCCGAGTACTGGTGGTGGATGCTGGCGAACCTCGTGATCGCCGTCGCGTGCTACGTCATCGCGTTGGTGCTGATCTTCACGGCCGCCGGCGCCACCGCGGGTTCGGGCCGGTCGGGGTTCGCCGCCCTGTCGGTGTTCGGCGGACTGCTGATGCTGGCGCTCGTGCTGTGGGAACTCGCCGTCCTGGTCCCCGGGCTCGCGGTGCTCGTGCGACGTCTTCGTGACGCCGGCTTCCACTGGGGATTCATCTTCTTGGGCGTGGTGCCCGGCGGCAGCATCGCCCTTCTGGTGATGTGCTGCATGCCCAGCAAGTACCCCTGA
- a CDS encoding acyl-CoA dehydrogenase family protein: MENQPDWRVDVDEYALNLALTQAVDAFGGGWADAELHEIGALVGSEDFQRDAVLAHQHPPVAHTFDRWGFRLDEVEYDPSYHRVIAAAVAHGAHTSAWADPRPGAAVARAAAFMLFAQIEPGHACPISMTHSAVASLKASPWIADDWLPRLYARSYEHRLLPADQKPSALVGMAMTEKQGGSDVRANTTTGVHVSGHSYQLTGHKWFCSAPMSDAFLVLAQTRRGATDEGLSCLLVPRVMPHGGRNVFRIQRLKDKVGNRSNASAEIEFDGTVGLLLGEPGRGVRTIIEMVQRTRLDCVLGTSAGMRQSVAEAVWHARGRRAFGRDLIDQPAMTAVLADLALESEAAMLTGLRLAQAFEADASAADIALRRLATPVAKYWVCKRGPQHAYEAMECLGGNGYIESFPLGRRYREQPVMAIWEGSGNVIALDVLRALARDPDSAAALQIELESTHGAHPLLDAHTSRTLALLREVSGADLDAAAAAARRLTEDLALALQASIMLRHAPDVDAEAFIGARLGDDRGWQYGVLPRGTDAAAIVARH; this comes from the coding sequence GTGGAGAACCAGCCCGACTGGCGCGTCGATGTCGACGAGTACGCCCTGAACCTTGCGCTCACACAGGCGGTGGATGCCTTCGGCGGCGGGTGGGCCGATGCCGAACTGCACGAGATCGGCGCACTCGTGGGCAGCGAGGACTTTCAGCGTGACGCGGTGCTCGCCCACCAGCATCCGCCCGTCGCGCACACCTTCGATCGCTGGGGCTTTCGGCTCGACGAGGTGGAGTACGACCCGTCGTATCACCGCGTCATCGCTGCCGCCGTGGCCCACGGTGCGCACACCTCGGCATGGGCCGATCCCCGCCCTGGCGCGGCGGTGGCGCGGGCGGCCGCCTTCATGCTGTTCGCGCAGATCGAGCCCGGTCATGCGTGTCCGATCTCGATGACCCACTCTGCGGTGGCCTCGCTGAAGGCTTCGCCGTGGATCGCCGACGACTGGCTGCCGCGGCTGTATGCGCGCAGCTACGAACACCGACTGCTGCCTGCTGACCAGAAGCCCAGTGCCCTCGTGGGTATGGCGATGACCGAGAAGCAGGGCGGTTCGGACGTGCGGGCCAACACCACGACCGGTGTGCACGTCAGCGGGCACAGCTACCAGCTCACCGGGCACAAGTGGTTCTGCTCGGCGCCGATGTCCGATGCCTTCCTGGTACTCGCCCAGACCCGGCGCGGCGCGACCGACGAGGGACTGTCGTGTCTGCTGGTGCCGCGGGTGATGCCGCACGGCGGGCGGAACGTGTTCCGCATCCAGCGGCTCAAAGACAAAGTCGGCAATCGCTCCAATGCCTCGGCCGAGATCGAATTCGACGGCACGGTCGGGTTGCTGCTGGGCGAGCCCGGTCGTGGGGTGCGCACGATCATCGAGATGGTGCAGCGCACGCGGCTGGACTGCGTGCTGGGAACGTCGGCGGGCATGCGCCAGAGCGTCGCCGAAGCCGTCTGGCATGCCCGTGGGCGGCGCGCGTTCGGTCGGGATCTGATCGATCAGCCCGCGATGACGGCGGTGCTCGCCGATCTCGCGTTGGAGTCAGAGGCGGCGATGCTGACCGGGCTGCGACTGGCGCAGGCGTTCGAAGCCGACGCCTCGGCCGCCGACATCGCCCTTCGGCGGCTGGCCACGCCGGTGGCCAAGTACTGGGTCTGCAAGCGCGGCCCGCAGCACGCATACGAGGCCATGGAGTGCCTCGGCGGCAACGGCTACATCGAGTCGTTCCCGCTGGGGCGGCGCTATCGCGAGCAGCCGGTCATGGCGATCTGGGAGGGCTCGGGCAACGTGATAGCGCTCGACGTGCTGCGGGCGCTGGCACGCGACCCCGACTCGGCGGCGGCGCTGCAGATTGAGCTGGAGAGCACGCACGGCGCGCATCCGCTGCTCGATGCGCACACTTCGCGCACGCTGGCGCTGCTGCGCGAGGTCTCGGGCGCCGATTTGGATGCCGCGGCCGCCGCGGCGCGCCGGCTCACCGAAGATCTCGCCCTGGCCCTGCAGGCCAGCATCATGCTTCGACACGCACCCGATGTCGACGCCGAGGCGTTCATCGGTGCACGACTGGGCGATGACCGCGGCTGGCAGTACGGTGTGCTGCCGCGCGGTACCGATGCCGCGGCCATCGTGGCGCGGCACTGA